The Salipiger profundus sequence CCACTGATGACGGAGCGATAGCTGTCGGTGATCTTCTGGCTCATCCCCGCCATCTCGGAAAAGATCGTCGCGACGATGGGAATATCAGTCATCTCGGCATAGTCGCGGTAGGTCTGCTCGGTCTTCCCGCTGCCACCGAAGACCTCTTTGGCAAATCCAAGATTGGGCCGGCCCTGCTCGATTGCAAAGAGGCAGGCGGCAACGAAGAGCCGCTTGCCGGCCTGGTAGAACCCCTTGGCCTGGTCGCCTTCCACGACGAGGAACTGGTCGGCCAAGGTGTTGAGCGCGGTGTACTGCTGATCCGCCGAGGACATGGCCGAGATCCGCGACAGCGGGTTGAAGCGGTGTGTCCGCGTCGAGGGGCCACCTTCGGCCTCCACGTAGTCGAAGGGCGAGAAATACCAGATGCGGTTTCCGAGCCCCTTCTGACGGTGAATGGAGGTCTTCTCGAAGTTCTCACCCTTCACGTCGAGCACAATGGCGCTGCCGGTATGGTGCAGCAGGTTCGGGATGACAAAGCCCACGCCTTTACCGCGACCGGTCGGCGCCACCATCATCGCATGCGGGAAACGGTTCGGCGTGGCCGAGATGTAGAGGCCCTTCTTCTTCGGCCGTGCCGTCTTGCCAAATACGAACCCCTCCTCGGAGATCGGCGCGACCATCTTGTTGCGCCGCAGCTCTCGTCGGGTCTGGAAATGCGCATCGTCATAGCTGGTGAGCCGTCCACGGTAGACCCCCGCGACACCCACCGCGATGAGGCCAAGTGCCACCGTCCCGTTGATGAGACCAATTACCTGCAGCGCATCTGGATTGGCCTGCAGCGCGGGCCAGGACCAGCGCAGGAACCACGGCTCGAGCGCATCGAGACTATTGAGGCTCTCGCGGAACACGATGGCACCGTAGATCGTGGCGAGCATGGCGCCGATGTAGCCACCGGCCAACAGACCGGTGACCACCGCGAGCGGATAGCGCCAGGCGGTGTCGAGCGTCTGGATCATGAGAGAGCCTCCCGCTGCCTAGTGTTCGTGGCCGTCCTCGAGGTCTGCACCGTGCTCGGTGGAATGCTCTGCTGCCAGCTCCGCCTGATGCGTCCGCGCCATGGTCTGGTAGGCCTCCACGGCCTCGCGCCTGCGAGCCCCCTGCCCGACCACAAGATCCGCTTCGGTCTTCAGCTCGGCCGCAATCGCCGCCCGTACCGCAGGGTCTCGGATCTCGCCCTGAAGTGGCGTGCTGTCTCCCTCGAGCACCTGTCCGAGCGCCTCATTGGACAGCTCGCCGGTCATTCTGTTCACGAGCGCTTCGATGGCCGGCACGTCGGCAAGCGGGTGGTGCTTGTCCACGGTCAACAACTGATCAAGCGCCAACTCCTCGGCAAGGTCTCGCGGCACCGTCACACCTTCGATAATCCGATGCCCCTCTTCCAGCATGTCGGTCAGCCGCGCGGAAGCATCTTCATCCAAAGCCTCCGCTCGGCCGCGCCACGCCTCGGCCTGCGCAACCGAATGCTCCCCCTGAAGCAGGTATTCGGCCAGCTCCTCGGCTGTCGTGGACATCTGCGCCATCAGATCCGTTTCGGACGAGAAGACGACAGTCAGCGCATCGCGCATGTCGTCCAGTGCGCTGTCGATCTGGCGCACGCTCGGATCATCCAGTTCGAGCCCTCCCCGCACGTGCTGCAGAGACGTTGGCGTGAGATGCGCGAAAAGATCGTCGCCAGCATGCGCAATCGTCGCATGGTCCTGGAAGAAAGGATCCGCCTGGGTCGCCGCTATGAGTTCGGCGCTGGTGCGGGAGAACTCCGCTTGCATCCGCACCCGCTCGGGTCCGGCGTCCATGGACTGAATGCTGTCCCAGGTCTGTCGTGCCTCGGACAGCATCTGATCACGGGCCACCGCCATGGCGGCAATCGCATCGAAGCTCCCGTTCTCGAGCGGGGGCGGCGTCAGGGTATCGGCCTCGGACATGAGGGAGCCTCCTTCTTCCAGGGTTTGCGCCGACGCGAAGAACGCTTGCGACAGCGTCTGCATAAAAGCGTTGCCGGCGCCGGACAGCGAGGCCAGCTGGCCAAGACCGGCATATTGCCGCGCAAAGTCCGTCACCACGGCCCGGCGTCGCGCCCTCTCCGCCTCCGACATCGATGGGGCCGGGACGAGGTCGCCCCGACCCGTCCGGTCATGTGCCGCGCGATACTCGGTTTCGCGCGGCGGGTTCTCGATGATCCCGCGCGACAAACGATTTGAGGCCACCATCTCGAGACCATGCGCCCGCGCAATTTCCGCATGGCGCTCGCGCATCACGTCGTAGTTCAGCTCAGACTTCATGCTGATCGACAGAAAGTTGCCCCAATCGCAGCCGACCTTGTCGACGACAAAATGCGCATGGATGTGATCCGGGTCGCGGTGCACCGCGGCGACGTAGCGCCACTGATCACCATAGTCACCGCTGGCAAAGATCGCCTGCCCCCACTCACGGGCTACCGTCTCGGCCGCGTCGATGCCTGTGCCTTTGGGGAAACTCAGGATGATGTGGTCAGTGTGCCCGCGGCGGGGCGCGCCGCGCCAGGCCGACGACCAGTCCTCAACCGCCCGCGCCAGCGTGGTCGAGCGAAGCTCACGATCCACCCCGGCGAAGTTCGTCCAGGTGGCATGCGCCGCGTCTTCGCGGGTGATGTAATTGAGCTGCCGGGTCAGCTCTTCTTTCGAATGGCACCCTCCGGCCCGGATCCGCTTCACCACGGACTGCGGCGCGCGCTGCGCATTGCCGGCAAATGCTCGAAAGGAGCGGGACTGCAGGCCGCCCTGCCCCGCACCCGGAACGCGCGTACCGCTGCCGCCACTCCGGCTGCGGCGCGCGAGGTCCTCGAGCGGATAGCCGAGAACAGCCTCCTGCAGAGCCAGCGGCCGTGCCGTCATGTGTCCTCTCCCGGGAAGGCCACCTCCACCAGGGTCCGGCGTCGCGCGACGTTGATAAAGGTCGTCAACGCCTCGGTCAGATCACTCACCCGCGCATCAAGCTGCGCCACCGTCTTGCCGTCGCGGGCGTTCCACTTGAGGCGCCCGGAGTTCGCAAGCTGGGTCATCTGGTTGAGATTGCGCCCCACCGCCACGAGCTCGCGCCGGCTCTGCGCCAGCGCTTCGATCTCCTCTACCCGCAAATCGAGCGCCCCGACGGCGAGCCGCATGAGGCGGCGCATGCCATCCGAGGGCGTCAGCCCCTCGGCCTCCATCAATGCCTTGAAGGCCGCGTATTCTTCCGCCGTAACCCGTGTGCCGATCACGGCGCCTTCGGTGGTCGTATGTGGCGAAGCCGATTGGCGGCGCACCCGCGCCACTGTCTGCCGCGACCGCCCGGTGCGTCGGGCGATCGCGGCATCGGAGAACCTCTCGCCCAATAGGCGAGAGATCTCGGTGATGTCCTTGTGGGTGAGCCGGGATCCGCGGGGCATAATACAACCTCAGGATGAATCTAAAGAAAAAACACGCTCTAAAGGCGTACAACACAATACCGTTCCAGCCAACCGACCATGAAGGCCGGTTTTCGCCCCTTCGGGGAATTTCCGCTTGCGGAAACCGGACAGCCTTCATGGTCTCCGTGTCGCGCCCGGTGACCCCTCGGGGTCACTTAGGCAGGGCGCGGTGATCCGCAGGTCAGGAGGGGGCAATCTCGCCCCTGCGAGAGCTGCCGCCGGGGCCGTCAGCGGATCACACCCGTCCCGATGTGCCTGGCGTGGGGCGCGTGCGCCCCACGCCAGGCGGAGAGGGCCAATGTGCGATTTTTTGGCCCCCGGTCCCATGTGCGCTCCGCGCGCTATCTCCGGGCCAAAAAATTTCGGCAAGACCTGGATCGCAGGAGAGCAGGAATGAATGACTGCACGATTGCTGGAATGCCGGATCAGCGGAATGCTGCAGATATTGAACTATTGAGTTTTTAACTCATTGAGATGATGAGAGATTGAGTGCCGGAGCCGTGGTGATGTTGATCGCTGGAGGTTTGGGATGCCGGAGTGCTGGCGTACCGGATGTGTGGACCGCGGGACTTGGAGGACCGAGCTTGAAGACCATCTCGACCATGATGATGAAAGGCGGCAGCGGGAAAACGACGCTGACCCGTATCCTCGCCTCGGCCGCCCTCGCCCGCGGCATGAAGGTCCATATCTTTGACGTCGACACCGACCCACAGGCGCTCGGCTGGGAGGCCAGCTTCAACCGCGCCTCTTGGGGCAAGATCGACAAACCCGCCTGGCGCCACGATCAGCTAACCATCAGTGGCGCGGTCGCGGACATGGACGAGATCTACGACGGCTACGACCGTATGGAAGCCGAGGGCTATGATCTCGTGCTGATCGACACACGCCCGGGCGCCAATGCCGACACCGAAGATCTGATCCTTGCCACCGATCTCGTGCTGATCCCAACGCGGCCTGAGCAGTCGGACTACTCGGTCGCCGAGCGAACGCTCGAGTGGTTCGA is a genomic window containing:
- a CDS encoding type IV secretory system conjugative DNA transfer family protein, whose protein sequence is MIQTLDTAWRYPLAVVTGLLAGGYIGAMLATIYGAIVFRESLNSLDALEPWFLRWSWPALQANPDALQVIGLINGTVALGLIAVGVAGVYRGRLTSYDDAHFQTRRELRRNKMVAPISEEGFVFGKTARPKKKGLYISATPNRFPHAMMVAPTGRGKGVGFVIPNLLHHTGSAIVLDVKGENFEKTSIHRQKGLGNRIWYFSPFDYVEAEGGPSTRTHRFNPLSRISAMSSADQQYTALNTLADQFLVVEGDQAKGFYQAGKRLFVAACLFAIEQGRPNLGFAKEVFGGSGKTEQTYRDYAEMTDIPIVATIFSEMAGMSQKITDSYRSVISGAGFELWDDPSVVRATNESDFDLTNFRREAQTLYITMQAEHLKTLAPLVRLLFAEAIASLQRVEPGPDEPHTVMFLMDEFDQLGRQPLVENSIKTIRSFGGRFFIITQSIAGLDNPSLYGEAGRRALMAGAGVKVFMTPQDDRTATVLSDMLGKHTVVSKTESQSRIRELDDNANISRRSEERPLISPGKLLQFPLDQVLVLPEGQYPIQAHHIRYYEDHHFTAIEAARQGHALPYPPLTAKPKQKVASLAQIVQAEETVETCQTYSERFAEMRARAETCRKSDGESGATSRRRPRRAGATDLAKFDEVEKF
- a CDS encoding relaxase/mobilization nuclease domain-containing protein, with the protein product MTARPLALQEAVLGYPLEDLARRSRSGGSGTRVPGAGQGGLQSRSFRAFAGNAQRAPQSVVKRIRAGGCHSKEELTRQLNYITREDAAHATWTNFAGVDRELRSTTLARAVEDWSSAWRGAPRRGHTDHIILSFPKGTGIDAAETVAREWGQAIFASGDYGDQWRYVAAVHRDPDHIHAHFVVDKVGCDWGNFLSISMKSELNYDVMRERHAEIARAHGLEMVASNRLSRGIIENPPRETEYRAAHDRTGRGDLVPAPSMSEAERARRRAVVTDFARQYAGLGQLASLSGAGNAFMQTLSQAFFASAQTLEEGGSLMSEADTLTPPPLENGSFDAIAAMAVARDQMLSEARQTWDSIQSMDAGPERVRMQAEFSRTSAELIAATQADPFFQDHATIAHAGDDLFAHLTPTSLQHVRGGLELDDPSVRQIDSALDDMRDALTVVFSSETDLMAQMSTTAEELAEYLLQGEHSVAQAEAWRGRAEALDEDASARLTDMLEEGHRIIEGVTVPRDLAEELALDQLLTVDKHHPLADVPAIEALVNRMTGELSNEALGQVLEGDSTPLQGEIRDPAVRAAIAAELKTEADLVVGQGARRREAVEAYQTMARTHQAELAAEHSTEHGADLEDGHEH
- a CDS encoding plasmid mobilization protein, whose amino-acid sequence is MPRGSRLTHKDITEISRLLGERFSDAAIARRTGRSRQTVARVRRQSASPHTTTEGAVIGTRVTAEEYAAFKALMEAEGLTPSDGMRRLMRLAVGALDLRVEEIEALAQSRRELVAVGRNLNQMTQLANSGRLKWNARDGKTVAQLDARVSDLTEALTTFINVARRRTLVEVAFPGEDT
- a CDS encoding ParA family protein is translated as MKTISTMMMKGGSGKTTLTRILASAALARGMKVHIFDVDTDPQALGWEASFNRASWGKIDKPAWRHDQLTISGAVADMDEIYDGYDRMEAEGYDLVLIDTRPGANADTEDLILATDLVLIPTRPEQSDYSVAERTLEWFEDILQTVTPDSPIPALRTVLTAVPSKMISVLTGDLDIVSLTPRDRDALQAVMDMPHALTVIPNSKYWREIAAWGPLGVAAEAANSQPAGRLQGGAMMDILAGGDALLDELLAVIDVREAAE